The Coffea arabica cultivar ET-39 chromosome 9e, Coffea Arabica ET-39 HiFi, whole genome shotgun sequence genome has a window encoding:
- the LOC113710186 gene encoding DNA-directed RNA polymerase III subunit 1 isoform X2, translating to MSRALWIFDSCSSSLQCWILDYCPRHLEVHLQVLDDFLFFKQQCSHVLLGEKERLNFLKKMRNPKMEPLRKSELQKMVVKRCNALASSRKAATCSRCGYVNGMVKKNTKMLGIMHERTKVNDSFLNEYGSAISHTKESNTSNFSVPDEIDPKVVYSLLKRMLDEDCELLYLNDRPEKLMISTIPVPPIAIRPSVFVDGGMQSNENDTTERLKRIIQANASLRQEISDTSLPSKSLNGWIDLQVEVAQYINSDVRGVPLSAPATKPLSGFVQRLKGKQGRFRGNLSGKRVEYTGRTVISPDPNLKITEVAVPILMAQILTYPERVSYHNIEKLRQCVRNGPKKYPGAKYIRQPDGTEISLKFSSRKRHADELKFGYIVDRHLEDGDVILFNRQPSLHRMSIMCHRARIMPWRTLRFNESVCNPYNADFDGDEMNMHVPQTEEARTEALMLMGVQNNLCTPKNGEILVASTQDFLTSSFLITRKDTFYDRASFSLMCSYMGDGMDQIDLPTPALLKPVELWTGKQLFTVLLRPFAKMKVYVNLTVAEKNYQKPKETMCPNDGFVCFRNSELISGQLGKATLGNGNKDGLYSVLLRDYKSHAASVCMNRLAKLSARWIGNHGFSIGIDDVQPPDRLITARDEKISTGYAMCDELIEKYNKGALELQPGHDAALTLEAKITKVLNDIRDIAAKECLTCLQWRNSPLIMSQCGSKGSPINISQMVACVGQQSVGGRRAPNGFIDRSLPHFPRKSKIPKARGFVANSFYSGLSATEFFFHTMGGREGLVDTAVKTADTGYMSRRLMKALEDLSIQYDNTVRNASSCIVQFVYGDDGMDPSQMEEKSGHPLNFDRLLMKVKATCPAGDQKSLSPSDICKKTDERLSERDTTPEGGCSEAFRDSLSKFLKVKCVQNLEKTIESLKAQEDQQEEDHNSSFENISSNISGFTSRQLEVFLRVCISRYHTKRVEAGTAIGAIGAQSIGEPGTQMTLKTFHFAGVASMNVTLGVPRIKEIINAAKRISTPIISAKLEHEDNAKEASLAKARIEKTLLGQVAKSIKIVMSARLASIVITLDMEIIQASRLCTDAYRVKESILQTPRIKLKDQHVKVLNSRKLEVVPQTDRSKLHFELHTLKNKLPSVVVTGITTIERVVINSEEKKDSGGGPKYLLFAEGTGLLGVMGTEGVNGYETKSNHIMEVQQTLGIEAARSSIIDEIKHTMSSHGMTIDIRHMMLLADLMTFKGEVLGITRHGVQKMKDSVLMLASFEKTADHLFNASVNGRDDKIEGVSECIIMGIPMQLGTGMLKVRQRVQQVELNYGLDPILS from the exons ATGTCCAGGGCACTATGGATATTTGACTCTTGCTCTTCCAGTTTACAATGTTGGATACTTGATTACTGTCCTCGACATCTTGAAGTGCATTTGCAAG ttttggatgattttctcTTCTTCAAACAGCAATGTTCACATGTGCTTCTCGGGGAGAAAGAACGCCTTAACTTTCTAAAGAAGATGAGAAATCCCAAAATGGAGCCCTTGAGGAAGAGCGAGCTACAAAAAATGGTAGTGAAGAGGTGTAATGCCCTAGCAAGTAGCAGAAAAGCAGCTACTTGTTCTAGATGCGGCTATGTAAATG GTATGGTGAAAAAGAATACTAAGATGTTAGGCATCATGCATGAAAGGACAAAAGTCAATGACAGTTTCTTAAATGAATATGGTTCTGCAATTTCACACACGAAAGAGTCTAACACATCCAATTTTAGTGTTCCCGATGAAATTGACCCTAAAGTGGTTTATTCCCTTCTCAAGAGAATGCTGGATGAG GACTGCGAGTTGCTGTATCTAAATGATAGACCTGAGAAACTCATGATTTCAACCATTCCTGTGCCTCCAATAGCTATTCGTCCATCAGTTTTTGTGGATGGTGGTATGCAGAG TAACGAGAATGACACTACAGAGAGACTAAAACGCATTATCCAAGCTAATGCTAGTCTTCGTCAAGAAATATCAGACACAAGCCTTCCATCCAAAAGCTTG AATGGTTGGATTGATCTGCAAGTGGAGGTTGCACAATATATAAATAGTGATGTACGTGGAGTTCCCTTATCTGCACCAGCTACCAAACCTTTAAGTGGTTTTGTCCAGCGTCTGAAAGGGAAGCAAGGAAGATTTCGTGGAAATCTATCAGGAAAACGTGTTGAGTATACAGGAAGAACTGTTATATCTCCTGacccaaatttgaaaatcacGGAG GTTGCGGTTCCTATATTGATGGCTCAGATTTTAACGTATCCTGAGCGAGTGTCCTATCATAATATAGAGAAGTTGAGGCAATGCGTGCGAAATGGGCCTAAAAAGTATCCTGGAGCAAAATACATCAGGCAGCCAGATGGTACCGAGAT ATCATTGAAGTTTAGTTCTAGAAAGCGTCATGCTGATGAATTGAAATTTGGTTACATAGTTGATCGTCATCTAGAAGATGGAGATGTTATTCTCTTTAACAGACAACCGAGTCTGCATAGAATGTCCATCATGTGTCACAGG GCAAGAATAATGCCATGGCGAACATTGAGATTTAATGAGTCCGTCTGTAACCCATATAATGCTGATTTTGATGGTGATGAGATGAATATGCATGTGCCTCAAACAGAGGAGGCTCGCACAGAGGCGCTAATGTTGATGGGA GTGCAAAACAATTTATGCACTCCAAAAAATGGAGAGATTTTGGTTGCTTCCACACAGGACTTTTTGACATCTTCATTTCTCATTACAAGGAAGGACACATTTTATGATCGTGCTTCTTTTTCACTTATGTGTTCATACATGGGGGATGGGATGGATCAGATTGATTTGCCAACTCCTGCACTACTTAAG CCAGTTGAACTTTGGACCGGTAAACAATTGTTCACTGTACTACTGCGTCCATTTGCAAAAATGAAAGTCTATGTGAATCTAACTGTTGCTGAAAAGAATTACCAAAAGCCCAAAGAAACCATGTGCCCGAATGATGGATTTGTTTGCTTCCGTAATAGTGAGCTGATCAGTGGACAATTGGGAAAAGCTACATTAG GGAATGGGAACAAGGATGGTCTTTATTCGGTCCTCCTAAGGGACTATAAATCACATGCTGCTTCAGTATGTATGAATCGCTTAGCAAAGTTGAG TGCAAGATGGATAGGGAATCATGGATTTTCTATCGGCATTGATGATGTGCAACCACCTGATCGTCTAATTACTgcaagggatgaaaaaatttccACAGGATATGCAATGTGTGATGAATTAATAGAGAAGTATAACAAGGGTGCGCTTGAGCTGCAGCCAGGTCATGATGCTGCACTGACACTTGAAGCTAAAATAACAAAAGTTCTAAATGACATTCGAGATATTGCTGCCAAG GAATGTTTGACGTGTCTGCAGTGGAGGAATAGTCCTCTAATTATGTCACAATGTGGTTCAAAGGGATCTCCTATAAATATCAGTCAGATGGTTGCATGTGTTGGACAACAATCTGTCGGGGGTCGTCGGGCTCCAAATGGTTTCATTGATCGCAGCCTTCCTCATTTTCCCAGAAAGTCAAAGATCCCGAAG GCGAGAGGGTTTGTGGCAAATTCATTTTATAGTGGTTTAAGTGCTACAgaattcttttttcacacaatgGGAGGAAGGGAAGGCCTTGTGGATACAGCG GTTAAAACTGCTGATACTGGATACATGTCTCGTAGACTCATGAAAGCTTTGGAGGACCTTTCAATTCAATATGACAACACTGTCCGAAATGCTAGTTCTTGTATAGTTCAATTTGTTTATGGTGATGATGGCATGGATCCCTCACAAATGGAAGAGAAGAGTGGACATCCTCTGAACTTTGACAGATTACTTATGAAAGTGAAG GCCACCTGTCCTGCCGGTGATCAGAAGAGCTTGTCCCCATCGGATATCTGCAAAAAGACTGATGAAAGGCTCTCAGAACGTGATACGACTCCCGAAGGCGGGTGCTCAGAGGCTTTCAGAGACTCTTTGTCCAAGTTCCTTAAAGTCAAATGTGTTCAAAACTTGGAAAAAACAATTGAAAGTTTGAAAGCCCAGGAAGATCAACAGGAAGAAGACCATAACAGCTCTTTcgaaaatatctcttcaaataTATCCGGCTTTACTTCTAGGCAGCTGGAG GTGTTTTTAAGAGTCTGCATCTCACGTTATCATACCAAAAGGGTAGAAGCTGGAACTGCAATTGGTGCAATTGGAGCTCAGAGTATTGGAGAACCAGGCACACAGATGACGCTAAAAACTTTTCACTTTGCTGGAGTTGCAAGCATGA ATGTTACACTTGGAGTCCCACgtataaaagaaattataaatgCAGCTAAAAGGATTAGTACTCCAATCATTTCTGCAAAACTGGAGCATGAGGACAATGCAAAGGAGGCTAGCCTTGCAAAAGCTCGTATAGAGAAAACACTTTTAGGGCAG GTAGCCAAAAGTATAAAGATTGTCATGTCGGCAAGGTTAGCATCCATAGTAATTACACTTGATATGGAAATAATACAAGCATCTCGGCTTTGTACAGATGCTTATAGAGTGAAAGAATCGATTCTGCAGACACCAAGGATCAAACTGAAGGATCAG CATGTTAAGGTCTTGAATTCCAGAAAGCTGGAAGTAGTTCCCCAGACTGACAGAAGTAAACTTCACTTTGAGCTCCACACACTCAAGAACAAGCTTCCTTCAGTGGTTGTCACA GGAATCACCACTATTGAACGTGTCGTAATTAATAGTGAAGAGAAGAAGGATTCTGGAGGAGGTCCCAAGTACCTCTTGTTTGCAGAAGG GACAGGTCTCCTAGGTGTAATGGGCACTGAAGGAGTAAATGGCTATGAAACCAAAAGCAATCACATCATGGAAGTGCAGCAGACGCTTGGAATTGAAGCTGCAAGAAGTTCgataattgatgaaattaagCATACCATGTCTAGTCATGGAATGACTATAGACATACGTCATATGATGCTTCTGGCAGATCTGATGACATTTAAG GGCGAAGTTCTTGGTATTACAAGACATGGTGTTCAGAAAATGAAAGATAGTGTGCTAATGCTGGCTTCTTTTGAGAAGACAGCAGATCACCTTTTCAATGCTTCTGTAAATGGACGGGATGATAAGATTGAAGGAGTAAGTGAATGCATCATTATGGGAATACCAATGCAGTTAGGCACTGGGATGCTTAAAGTGAGGCAAAG AGTGCAGCAGGTGGAGCTGAATTATGGGCTGGACCCAATCCTGTCCTAA
- the LOC113710186 gene encoding DNA-directed RNA polymerase III subunit 1 isoform X4 → MSRALWIFDSCSSSLQCWILDYCPRHLEVHLQGMVKKNTKMLGIMHERTKVNDSFLNEYGSAISHTKESNTSNFSVPDEIDPKVVYSLLKRMLDEDCELLYLNDRPEKLMISTIPVPPIAIRPSVFVDGGMQSNENDTTERLKRIIQANASLRQEISDTSLPSKSLNGWIDLQVEVAQYINSDVRGVPLSAPATKPLSGFVQRLKGKQGRFRGNLSGKRVEYTGRTVISPDPNLKITEVAVPILMAQILTYPERVSYHNIEKLRQCVRNGPKKYPGAKYIRQPDGTEISLKFSSRKRHADELKFGYIVDRHLEDGDVILFNRQPSLHRMSIMCHRARIMPWRTLRFNESVCNPYNADFDGDEMNMHVPQTEEARTEALMLMGVQNNLCTPKNGEILVASTQDFLTSSFLITRKDTFYDRASFSLMCSYMGDGMDQIDLPTPALLKPVELWTGKQLFTVLLRPFAKMKVYVNLTVAEKNYQKPKETMCPNDGFVCFRNSELISGQLGKATLGNGNKDGLYSVLLRDYKSHAASVCMNRLAKLSARWIGNHGFSIGIDDVQPPDRLITARDEKISTGYAMCDELIEKYNKGALELQPGHDAALTLEAKITKVLNDIRDIAAKECLTCLQWRNSPLIMSQCGSKGSPINISQMVACVGQQSVGGRRAPNGFIDRSLPHFPRKSKIPKARGFVANSFYSGLSATEFFFHTMGGREGLVDTAVKTADTGYMSRRLMKALEDLSIQYDNTVRNASSCIVQFVYGDDGMDPSQMEEKSGHPLNFDRLLMKVKATCPAGDQKSLSPSDICKKTDERLSERDTTPEGGCSEAFRDSLSKFLKVKCVQNLEKTIESLKAQEDQQEEDHNSSFENISSNISGFTSRQLEVFLRVCISRYHTKRVEAGTAIGAIGAQSIGEPGTQMTLKTFHFAGVASMNVTLGVPRIKEIINAAKRISTPIISAKLEHEDNAKEASLAKARIEKTLLGQVAKSIKIVMSARLASIVITLDMEIIQASRLCTDAYRVKESILQTPRIKLKDQHVKVLNSRKLEVVPQTDRSKLHFELHTLKNKLPSVVVTGITTIERVVINSEEKKDSGGGPKYLLFAEGTGLLGVMGTEGVNGYETKSNHIMEVQQTLGIEAARSSIIDEIKHTMSSHGMTIDIRHMMLLADLMTFKGEVLGITRHGVQKMKDSVLMLASFEKTADHLFNASVNGRDDKIEGVSECIIMGIPMQLGTGMLKVRQRVQQVELNYGLDPILS, encoded by the exons ATGTCCAGGGCACTATGGATATTTGACTCTTGCTCTTCCAGTTTACAATGTTGGATACTTGATTACTGTCCTCGACATCTTGAAGTGCATTTGCAAG GTATGGTGAAAAAGAATACTAAGATGTTAGGCATCATGCATGAAAGGACAAAAGTCAATGACAGTTTCTTAAATGAATATGGTTCTGCAATTTCACACACGAAAGAGTCTAACACATCCAATTTTAGTGTTCCCGATGAAATTGACCCTAAAGTGGTTTATTCCCTTCTCAAGAGAATGCTGGATGAG GACTGCGAGTTGCTGTATCTAAATGATAGACCTGAGAAACTCATGATTTCAACCATTCCTGTGCCTCCAATAGCTATTCGTCCATCAGTTTTTGTGGATGGTGGTATGCAGAG TAACGAGAATGACACTACAGAGAGACTAAAACGCATTATCCAAGCTAATGCTAGTCTTCGTCAAGAAATATCAGACACAAGCCTTCCATCCAAAAGCTTG AATGGTTGGATTGATCTGCAAGTGGAGGTTGCACAATATATAAATAGTGATGTACGTGGAGTTCCCTTATCTGCACCAGCTACCAAACCTTTAAGTGGTTTTGTCCAGCGTCTGAAAGGGAAGCAAGGAAGATTTCGTGGAAATCTATCAGGAAAACGTGTTGAGTATACAGGAAGAACTGTTATATCTCCTGacccaaatttgaaaatcacGGAG GTTGCGGTTCCTATATTGATGGCTCAGATTTTAACGTATCCTGAGCGAGTGTCCTATCATAATATAGAGAAGTTGAGGCAATGCGTGCGAAATGGGCCTAAAAAGTATCCTGGAGCAAAATACATCAGGCAGCCAGATGGTACCGAGAT ATCATTGAAGTTTAGTTCTAGAAAGCGTCATGCTGATGAATTGAAATTTGGTTACATAGTTGATCGTCATCTAGAAGATGGAGATGTTATTCTCTTTAACAGACAACCGAGTCTGCATAGAATGTCCATCATGTGTCACAGG GCAAGAATAATGCCATGGCGAACATTGAGATTTAATGAGTCCGTCTGTAACCCATATAATGCTGATTTTGATGGTGATGAGATGAATATGCATGTGCCTCAAACAGAGGAGGCTCGCACAGAGGCGCTAATGTTGATGGGA GTGCAAAACAATTTATGCACTCCAAAAAATGGAGAGATTTTGGTTGCTTCCACACAGGACTTTTTGACATCTTCATTTCTCATTACAAGGAAGGACACATTTTATGATCGTGCTTCTTTTTCACTTATGTGTTCATACATGGGGGATGGGATGGATCAGATTGATTTGCCAACTCCTGCACTACTTAAG CCAGTTGAACTTTGGACCGGTAAACAATTGTTCACTGTACTACTGCGTCCATTTGCAAAAATGAAAGTCTATGTGAATCTAACTGTTGCTGAAAAGAATTACCAAAAGCCCAAAGAAACCATGTGCCCGAATGATGGATTTGTTTGCTTCCGTAATAGTGAGCTGATCAGTGGACAATTGGGAAAAGCTACATTAG GGAATGGGAACAAGGATGGTCTTTATTCGGTCCTCCTAAGGGACTATAAATCACATGCTGCTTCAGTATGTATGAATCGCTTAGCAAAGTTGAG TGCAAGATGGATAGGGAATCATGGATTTTCTATCGGCATTGATGATGTGCAACCACCTGATCGTCTAATTACTgcaagggatgaaaaaatttccACAGGATATGCAATGTGTGATGAATTAATAGAGAAGTATAACAAGGGTGCGCTTGAGCTGCAGCCAGGTCATGATGCTGCACTGACACTTGAAGCTAAAATAACAAAAGTTCTAAATGACATTCGAGATATTGCTGCCAAG GAATGTTTGACGTGTCTGCAGTGGAGGAATAGTCCTCTAATTATGTCACAATGTGGTTCAAAGGGATCTCCTATAAATATCAGTCAGATGGTTGCATGTGTTGGACAACAATCTGTCGGGGGTCGTCGGGCTCCAAATGGTTTCATTGATCGCAGCCTTCCTCATTTTCCCAGAAAGTCAAAGATCCCGAAG GCGAGAGGGTTTGTGGCAAATTCATTTTATAGTGGTTTAAGTGCTACAgaattcttttttcacacaatgGGAGGAAGGGAAGGCCTTGTGGATACAGCG GTTAAAACTGCTGATACTGGATACATGTCTCGTAGACTCATGAAAGCTTTGGAGGACCTTTCAATTCAATATGACAACACTGTCCGAAATGCTAGTTCTTGTATAGTTCAATTTGTTTATGGTGATGATGGCATGGATCCCTCACAAATGGAAGAGAAGAGTGGACATCCTCTGAACTTTGACAGATTACTTATGAAAGTGAAG GCCACCTGTCCTGCCGGTGATCAGAAGAGCTTGTCCCCATCGGATATCTGCAAAAAGACTGATGAAAGGCTCTCAGAACGTGATACGACTCCCGAAGGCGGGTGCTCAGAGGCTTTCAGAGACTCTTTGTCCAAGTTCCTTAAAGTCAAATGTGTTCAAAACTTGGAAAAAACAATTGAAAGTTTGAAAGCCCAGGAAGATCAACAGGAAGAAGACCATAACAGCTCTTTcgaaaatatctcttcaaataTATCCGGCTTTACTTCTAGGCAGCTGGAG GTGTTTTTAAGAGTCTGCATCTCACGTTATCATACCAAAAGGGTAGAAGCTGGAACTGCAATTGGTGCAATTGGAGCTCAGAGTATTGGAGAACCAGGCACACAGATGACGCTAAAAACTTTTCACTTTGCTGGAGTTGCAAGCATGA ATGTTACACTTGGAGTCCCACgtataaaagaaattataaatgCAGCTAAAAGGATTAGTACTCCAATCATTTCTGCAAAACTGGAGCATGAGGACAATGCAAAGGAGGCTAGCCTTGCAAAAGCTCGTATAGAGAAAACACTTTTAGGGCAG GTAGCCAAAAGTATAAAGATTGTCATGTCGGCAAGGTTAGCATCCATAGTAATTACACTTGATATGGAAATAATACAAGCATCTCGGCTTTGTACAGATGCTTATAGAGTGAAAGAATCGATTCTGCAGACACCAAGGATCAAACTGAAGGATCAG CATGTTAAGGTCTTGAATTCCAGAAAGCTGGAAGTAGTTCCCCAGACTGACAGAAGTAAACTTCACTTTGAGCTCCACACACTCAAGAACAAGCTTCCTTCAGTGGTTGTCACA GGAATCACCACTATTGAACGTGTCGTAATTAATAGTGAAGAGAAGAAGGATTCTGGAGGAGGTCCCAAGTACCTCTTGTTTGCAGAAGG GACAGGTCTCCTAGGTGTAATGGGCACTGAAGGAGTAAATGGCTATGAAACCAAAAGCAATCACATCATGGAAGTGCAGCAGACGCTTGGAATTGAAGCTGCAAGAAGTTCgataattgatgaaattaagCATACCATGTCTAGTCATGGAATGACTATAGACATACGTCATATGATGCTTCTGGCAGATCTGATGACATTTAAG GGCGAAGTTCTTGGTATTACAAGACATGGTGTTCAGAAAATGAAAGATAGTGTGCTAATGCTGGCTTCTTTTGAGAAGACAGCAGATCACCTTTTCAATGCTTCTGTAAATGGACGGGATGATAAGATTGAAGGAGTAAGTGAATGCATCATTATGGGAATACCAATGCAGTTAGGCACTGGGATGCTTAAAGTGAGGCAAAG AGTGCAGCAGGTGGAGCTGAATTATGGGCTGGACCCAATCCTGTCCTAA